One segment of Streptomyces sp. TG1A-8 DNA contains the following:
- a CDS encoding S41 family peptidase → MSYLRLPHLSGDLVCFVSEDDLWLAPLDAPGRAWRLTVDRTKAGHPRFSPDGRHIAYTTWRSLAPEIHLVAVDGGPARQLTYWGSADTRVRGWTPPDADGRSDILAVASHGEPFSYFTWAHKVTTDGDPGRRLPWGPVSDLQVADLAGERRTLLLTGTPPHEPAAWKRYRGGATGRLWLHGQRLLPDIGGHLDSPVFAGGRIAFLSDHEGVGNLYSCAHDGTDLRRHTDHDAFYARNAASDGTRVVYQCAGELWLVDDLAAGAAPRRLDVRLGGACPGRRRYQVPAAHHVDGVSVDETGRASAVVVRGSLYWLTHRDGPARTITDRPGVRVRLPEMLGSTGRVAYVTDAEGEDAVEIAQLPRATGDRAPRRLASGELGRVLEMVSDPPGGRLAVASHDGRLLLIDASEDAEGTGGGDSGKGTEDAGGTGSGEGTEDAGGTGSGEGGAGGGDPGGGGGRPSGGVTELVRSGNGPVRDLAFSPDGGWLAWSHPGIGRSLRQIKLARIEDRHTVDVTDGRFEDENPVFTRDGRYLAFLSWRGFDPVYDVHTGDLSFPLGCRPYLVPLSSATPSPFALSPEGRPAAGGLDPLADEGAGESGTVTVEVEGLENRVTPFPVIASKYSALYPVAGGGLVWLRWPISGALGETFANPADTSGRPTLEYFNIAKAKKSELVDHLDWFAVSGDGTRLVVVDEGDLRAVPSTEPGDGDSTVWIDSRRILHHVDPAAEWRQAYEEAGRLIRAHFWDPGMCGIDWDAVLGQYRPLVDRVCSPDEFADLLREVLGELGTSHAYVTAARRDEGPAHYQRRQGLLGANLVLRDGGWTVRRVLPGDSSDSRARSPLAGTGIREGAVLTHVDGRPVDPVAGPYPLLAGSGGTTVELTFVPEPGGTRRARRVAVVPLVDERPLRYQDWVAKRRGVVRELSDGECGYLHIPDMGGSGWAQFNRDLRMEVSRPALIVDVRGNAGGHISELVVEKLTRTILGWDLTRGAQPVSYTSDAPRGPVVALADEATSSDGDMIIAAFKLLGLGPVVGQRTWGGVVGMTGRHRLGDGTVITVPMNAAWFDAYGWSVENHGVAPDLEVLRTPLDWAEGRHAQLDDAVRLALDLLEADPAAVPPDRGDVPDRSRPELPPRPTA, encoded by the coding sequence GTGAGCTATCTGCGCCTTCCCCACCTCAGCGGCGACCTGGTCTGCTTCGTGTCCGAGGACGACCTGTGGCTGGCCCCCCTGGACGCCCCGGGCCGTGCCTGGCGCCTCACCGTGGACCGCACCAAGGCCGGACACCCCCGCTTCTCGCCCGACGGCCGCCACATCGCCTACACGACCTGGCGCAGCCTGGCGCCCGAGATCCACCTCGTCGCCGTCGACGGCGGGCCCGCCCGGCAGCTGACGTACTGGGGCAGCGCCGACACCCGGGTCCGCGGCTGGACGCCGCCCGACGCGGACGGCCGCAGCGACATCCTCGCCGTCGCCTCGCACGGCGAGCCCTTCTCCTACTTCACCTGGGCCCACAAGGTGACCACCGACGGCGACCCGGGCCGCAGACTGCCCTGGGGACCCGTTTCGGACCTGCAGGTCGCCGACCTCGCCGGCGAGCGCAGGACGCTGCTGCTCACCGGCACCCCGCCGCACGAACCGGCCGCCTGGAAGCGGTACCGGGGCGGTGCCACGGGACGGCTGTGGCTGCACGGGCAGCGGCTGCTGCCGGACATCGGCGGCCACCTCGACTCGCCCGTGTTCGCCGGCGGCCGGATCGCCTTCCTCTCCGACCACGAGGGCGTCGGCAACCTGTACTCCTGCGCCCACGACGGCACCGACCTGCGCCGCCACACCGACCACGACGCCTTCTACGCCCGCAACGCCGCCAGCGACGGCACCCGGGTGGTCTACCAGTGCGCGGGCGAGCTGTGGCTCGTGGACGACCTCGCCGCGGGCGCCGCGCCCCGCCGGCTCGACGTCCGGCTCGGCGGGGCGTGTCCGGGGCGCCGCCGCTACCAGGTGCCGGCCGCGCACCACGTGGACGGCGTCTCCGTGGACGAGACCGGGCGGGCCAGTGCCGTCGTGGTCCGCGGCAGCCTGTACTGGCTCACGCACCGCGACGGCCCGGCCCGCACGATCACGGACCGGCCGGGCGTGCGGGTCCGGCTGCCGGAGATGCTCGGCTCGACCGGGCGGGTGGCGTACGTGACGGACGCCGAGGGCGAGGACGCCGTCGAGATCGCCCAGCTGCCCCGCGCCACCGGCGACCGCGCCCCGCGCCGCCTGGCCTCCGGCGAGCTGGGACGCGTCCTGGAGATGGTGTCGGACCCGCCGGGCGGACGCCTGGCCGTCGCCTCGCACGACGGACGGCTGCTGCTGATCGACGCGAGCGAGGATGCGGAGGGCACGGGGGGCGGGGACAGCGGGAAGGGCACGGAGGATGCGGGGGGCACGGGGAGCGGGGAGGGCACGGAGGATGCGGGGGGCACGGGGAGCGGGGAGGGTGGTGCGGGGGGCGGGGACCCGGGGGGCGGCGGGGGCCGTCCGTCCGGGGGCGTGACCGAGCTGGTGCGGTCCGGCAACGGGCCCGTGCGCGACCTCGCCTTCTCCCCGGACGGCGGCTGGCTGGCCTGGTCCCACCCGGGCATCGGCCGCTCCCTGCGGCAGATCAAGCTGGCCCGCATCGAGGACCGGCACACCGTGGACGTGACCGACGGCCGCTTCGAGGACGAGAACCCCGTCTTCACCCGCGACGGCCGCTACCTCGCCTTCCTGTCCTGGCGCGGCTTCGACCCGGTCTACGACGTCCACACCGGCGACCTCTCCTTCCCGCTGGGCTGCCGCCCGTACCTGGTCCCGCTGTCCTCGGCCACCCCCTCCCCGTTCGCGCTGAGCCCCGAGGGCCGCCCGGCCGCCGGCGGACTGGACCCCCTGGCGGACGAGGGGGCCGGCGAGAGCGGCACGGTCACCGTGGAGGTGGAGGGCCTGGAGAACCGGGTGACCCCGTTCCCGGTCATCGCCTCCAAGTACTCGGCGCTGTACCCGGTCGCGGGCGGCGGACTGGTCTGGCTGCGCTGGCCCATCTCCGGCGCGCTCGGCGAGACCTTCGCCAACCCGGCCGACACCAGCGGGCGGCCGACGCTGGAGTACTTCAACATCGCCAAGGCGAAGAAGTCCGAACTGGTCGACCACCTCGACTGGTTCGCGGTGAGCGGCGACGGCACCCGGCTGGTGGTGGTCGACGAGGGCGACCTGCGGGCGGTGCCCTCGACCGAGCCCGGCGACGGCGACTCGACCGTGTGGATCGACTCGCGCCGCATCCTGCACCACGTCGACCCGGCCGCCGAGTGGCGCCAGGCCTACGAGGAGGCCGGCCGCCTCATCCGCGCCCACTTCTGGGACCCGGGCATGTGCGGCATCGACTGGGACGCCGTGCTCGGCCAGTACCGGCCGCTGGTCGACCGCGTCTGCTCCCCCGACGAGTTCGCCGACCTGCTGCGCGAGGTCCTGGGCGAACTGGGCACCTCGCACGCCTACGTCACCGCCGCCCGCCGCGACGAGGGCCCGGCCCACTACCAGCGCCGGCAGGGCCTGCTCGGCGCCAACCTCGTCCTGCGGGACGGCGGCTGGACGGTCCGGCGGGTCCTGCCCGGCGACTCCTCCGACTCCAGGGCACGCTCGCCGCTGGCCGGCACGGGGATCCGGGAGGGCGCCGTGCTGACCCACGTCGACGGCCGTCCCGTCGACCCGGTGGCCGGGCCCTACCCGCTGCTCGCCGGCTCGGGCGGCACGACGGTGGAGCTGACGTTCGTCCCGGAACCGGGCGGGACGCGGCGGGCCCGGCGGGTCGCCGTCGTCCCGCTCGTCGACGAGCGGCCGCTGCGCTACCAGGACTGGGTGGCCAAACGCCGTGGGGTCGTCCGGGAGCTGAGCGACGGTGAGTGCGGCTACCTGCACATCCCGGACATGGGCGGCTCGGGCTGGGCGCAGTTCAACCGGGACCTGCGCATGGAGGTGTCCCGGCCCGCGCTGATCGTGGACGTGCGCGGCAACGCGGGCGGACACATCAGCGAACTCGTCGTCGAGAAGCTGACCCGCACGATCCTCGGCTGGGACCTCACCCGGGGCGCGCAGCCGGTGTCGTACACCTCGGACGCCCCGCGCGGGCCGGTGGTGGCGCTCGCCGACGAGGCGACCTCCTCCGACGGCGACATGATCATCGCCGCCTTCAAACTGCTCGGACTCGGCCCGGTGGTCGGCCAGCGCACCTGGGGCGGCGTCGTCGGCATGACCGGCCGCCACCGCCTCGGGGACGGCACCGTCATCACGGTCCCGATGAACGCCGCCTGGTTCGACGCCTACGGCTGGTCCGTGGAGAACCACGGCGTCGCCCCCGACCTGGAGGTCCTGCGCACCCCCCTGGACTGGGCCGAGGGCCGCCACGCCCAACTGGACGACGCGGTGCGGCTCGCGCTGGACCTGCTGGAGGCCGACCCGGCGGCGGTGCCCCCGGACCGCGGCGACGTGCCGGACCGCTCCCGGCCGGAACTGCCGCCGAGGCCGACCGCGTGA
- a CDS encoding TetR/AcrR family transcriptional regulator, with translation MTEAATARRSRITPEREAELYGAVLDLLREVGYDALTMDAVAARTRSSKATLYRQWGGKAELVARAIRQTKPVRISDVDTGSLRGDFHAFVAREDDCGMEQNNALMRGLAMATHTNPDLLKAFREQVVEPEMAEFRRVLQRAVDRGEVAPDNPALQFVVHMVIGALAMRAIIEDRPPTQAFLRSYIDAVVLPALGVPTA, from the coding sequence ATGACCGAGGCCGCCACCGCGCGCCGCAGCCGGATCACGCCCGAGCGCGAGGCCGAGCTCTACGGGGCCGTCCTCGACCTGCTCCGGGAGGTCGGGTACGACGCCCTCACCATGGACGCCGTGGCCGCCCGCACCCGGTCCAGCAAGGCCACCCTCTACCGCCAGTGGGGCGGCAAGGCCGAACTGGTCGCCAGGGCGATCCGCCAGACCAAGCCGGTCCGGATCTCCGACGTCGACACCGGATCGCTGCGCGGTGACTTCCACGCCTTCGTCGCCCGCGAGGACGACTGCGGCATGGAGCAGAACAACGCGCTGATGCGGGGCCTGGCCATGGCGACGCACACGAACCCGGACCTGCTCAAGGCGTTCCGCGAGCAGGTCGTCGAACCCGAGATGGCGGAGTTCCGGCGGGTGCTCCAGCGGGCCGTCGACCGGGGCGAGGTCGCCCCGGACAACCCGGCCCTGCAGTTCGTGGTGCACATGGTGATCGGCGCGCTCGCCATGCGGGCGATCATCGAGGACAGGCCACCCACCCAGGCGTTCCTGCGTTCGTACATCGACGCCGTGGTCCTCCCCGCCCTCGGCGTCCCCACCGCCTGA
- a CDS encoding MMPL family transporter — MATLLYKLGRLAFRRRHFAALLWVALLTLAGVGAASAPAAGNTSFSVPGTEAQKAFDLLEQRFPGVSADGATARVVFKAPNGGKMTGRRNKAAVEHTVEELRSGSEVASVADPYTGHAVSKDGTIAYASVHYGVSGMELEDSSRDALKRAAQDARDAGLTVEIGGDALNATPETGSSEVIGIAVAAVVLVITFGSLLAAGLPLLTALIGVGIGVSAVTALAAPLDLGSTTSTLASMIGLAVGIDYALFIVSRYRAELAEGREREEAAGRAVGTAGSAVVFAGLTVVIALVGLSVVNIPTLTKMGVAAAGTVAIAVLIALTLIPALLGYAGRRVRPAGEKSRLLGGGRTPERPARPNMGTRWAGFVVRRPVAVLLLGVVGLSAAAVPAASLELGLPDDGSQPVSTTQRRAYDLLSEGFGPGFNGPLTVVVDAKRSPHPKTAFTEVGDEIKGLKDVVTVTPAAPNKAGDTAMITVVPRSKPSSATTEDLVHAIRDKGADISRDTDARILVTGSTAMNIDVSQKLNDALLPYLALVVGLAFLLLIVVFRSVLVPLKAALGFLLSVLAALGAVVAVFQWGWLSGLMNVEQTGPVMSMMPIFMVGVVFGLAMDYEVFLVTRMREAHVQGEKPSQAVVTGFRHSARVVTAAAVIMIAVFSGFIGSSESMVKMIGFGLAVAVFFDAFVVRMAIVPAVLALLGKRAWWLPGWLDRALPDVDVEGEGLRAAADPEGQKELVGV, encoded by the coding sequence GTGGCCACGTTGCTCTACAAACTCGGCCGTCTCGCCTTCCGGCGGCGCCACTTCGCCGCCCTGCTGTGGGTCGCCCTGCTGACCCTCGCCGGGGTGGGCGCCGCCTCCGCGCCGGCCGCCGGCAACACGTCCTTCTCCGTTCCCGGGACGGAGGCCCAGAAGGCCTTCGACCTGCTGGAACAGCGCTTCCCCGGCGTGAGCGCCGACGGCGCGACCGCCCGGGTCGTCTTCAAGGCGCCGAACGGCGGGAAGATGACCGGCAGGCGGAACAAGGCGGCCGTCGAACACACCGTCGAGGAGCTGCGCAGCGGCTCCGAGGTCGCCTCCGTCGCCGACCCCTACACCGGGCACGCCGTCAGCAAGGACGGCACGATCGCCTACGCCTCGGTGCACTACGGGGTCTCCGGCATGGAGCTGGAGGACTCCTCCCGCGACGCGCTGAAGCGGGCCGCGCAGGACGCGCGGGACGCCGGGCTCACCGTCGAGATCGGCGGCGACGCGCTCAACGCGACCCCCGAGACCGGCTCCAGCGAGGTCATCGGCATCGCCGTCGCGGCCGTCGTCCTCGTCATCACCTTCGGCTCACTGCTCGCCGCCGGACTCCCGCTGCTGACCGCGCTCATCGGCGTCGGCATCGGCGTCTCCGCCGTCACCGCGCTCGCCGCCCCCCTCGACCTGGGCTCCACCACCTCCACCCTGGCATCGATGATCGGCCTGGCCGTCGGCATCGACTACGCCCTGTTCATCGTCTCCCGCTACCGCGCCGAACTGGCCGAGGGGCGCGAGCGCGAGGAGGCCGCCGGACGCGCCGTCGGCACCGCCGGCTCCGCGGTCGTCTTCGCGGGCCTCACCGTCGTCATCGCCCTGGTCGGCCTGTCCGTGGTCAACATCCCGACGCTCACCAAGATGGGCGTCGCCGCCGCCGGCACCGTCGCCATCGCGGTCCTCATCGCCCTCACCCTGATCCCGGCACTGCTCGGCTACGCCGGCCGCAGGGTCAGGCCGGCCGGCGAGAAGAGCAGGCTGCTCGGCGGCGGACGCACGCCCGAGCGACCGGCCCGGCCCAACATGGGCACCCGCTGGGCGGGCTTCGTCGTCCGCCGCCCGGTCGCCGTCCTGCTGCTCGGCGTGGTCGGCCTCAGTGCGGCGGCGGTCCCGGCCGCCTCCCTCGAACTGGGCCTGCCCGACGACGGCTCCCAGCCGGTCTCCACCACCCAGCGCCGCGCCTACGACCTGCTGTCCGAGGGCTTCGGACCGGGCTTCAACGGCCCCCTGACGGTCGTCGTCGACGCGAAGCGCAGCCCGCACCCCAAGACGGCCTTCACCGAGGTCGGTGACGAGATCAAGGGACTGAAGGACGTCGTCACGGTCACCCCGGCGGCGCCCAACAAGGCGGGCGACACCGCGATGATCACCGTCGTCCCGCGCTCCAAGCCGTCCTCGGCCACCACCGAGGACCTGGTGCACGCCATCCGCGACAAGGGCGCCGACATCAGCCGGGACACCGACGCCCGGATCCTGGTCACCGGCTCGACGGCGATGAACATCGACGTCTCGCAGAAGCTGAACGACGCCCTGCTGCCCTACCTCGCCCTGGTCGTCGGCCTGGCCTTCCTCCTGCTCATCGTGGTGTTCCGCTCGGTCCTCGTCCCGCTGAAGGCGGCCCTCGGCTTCCTGCTCAGCGTGCTGGCCGCCCTCGGCGCGGTGGTCGCGGTCTTCCAGTGGGGCTGGCTGTCCGGCCTCATGAACGTCGAGCAGACCGGACCGGTCATGTCGATGATGCCGATCTTCATGGTCGGCGTGGTCTTCGGCCTCGCCATGGACTACGAGGTGTTCCTCGTGACCCGCATGCGCGAGGCCCACGTCCAGGGCGAGAAGCCGAGCCAGGCGGTGGTGACCGGCTTCCGCCACAGCGCCCGCGTCGTCACGGCCGCCGCCGTCATCATGATCGCCGTCTTCTCCGGCTTCATCGGCTCCAGCGAGTCGATGGTCAAGATGATCGGCTTCGGCCTCGCCGTCGCCGTCTTCTTCGACGCGTTCGTCGTCCGCATGGCCATCGTCCCCGCGGTCCTCGCCCTGCTCGGCAAGCGGGCCTGGTGGCTGCCCGGCTGGCTCGACCGCGCCCTGCCCGACGTCGACGTCGAGGGCGAGGGGCTGCGCGCGGCGGCGGACCCCGAGGGGCAGAAGGAACTGGTGGGCGTCTGA
- a CDS encoding helix-turn-helix transcriptional regulator, whose amino-acid sequence MPHYSDTGGSVESNGQRLARLRARRRWTQQRLATEAGYSLAAVKAIEQGRRSLDRPQVVLAFAKALDCHPNEITGGPYVPVASDTDGQDAVASVAAVRRALLRHGRPTRPAEYEVAAVDLVELRRRVAEANGFRQAAALARSGAVLPALLCDLQVACEVSEGDARREAFGLLTSGYECAMQYLYKLGHTSDATLATERVVWSARETEDPLRMLAAQWYDAGEFLAIGEHDEAGDIIDDALTGLGAVRESRPEAVSLRGAFHLKAALNSARSADPQAAERHWAKAKEAADELGEDRNDFQLQFGPTNAAIWGVSLPVELGKGRVAVDRADRVRLPARFSPERRSHHYIDVGRAYFYNGQREAALGAFLKAERIAPQATRTHAGVRETVGTMIRTQKASSLVELGIRLGVV is encoded by the coding sequence ATGCCCCACTACAGCGACACTGGGGGGAGCGTAGAGAGCAACGGGCAGCGCCTTGCCCGACTCCGTGCGCGCCGTCGGTGGACCCAGCAACGCCTGGCCACGGAGGCCGGGTACTCACTCGCCGCCGTCAAGGCGATAGAGCAGGGCCGGCGCAGCCTGGACCGGCCGCAGGTCGTCCTCGCCTTCGCCAAGGCCCTGGACTGCCACCCCAACGAGATCACCGGAGGCCCGTACGTGCCGGTCGCCTCCGACACCGACGGGCAGGACGCGGTCGCGTCCGTCGCCGCGGTCCGCCGGGCCCTGCTGCGGCACGGCCGGCCGACACGGCCTGCGGAATACGAGGTCGCGGCCGTCGACCTGGTCGAGCTACGCCGGCGGGTTGCCGAGGCGAACGGCTTCCGGCAGGCCGCCGCGCTGGCGCGGTCCGGCGCGGTACTGCCGGCGCTGCTCTGCGACCTCCAGGTGGCGTGCGAGGTGAGCGAAGGCGACGCACGCCGGGAGGCGTTCGGGCTGCTCACGTCCGGCTACGAGTGCGCGATGCAGTACCTCTACAAGCTCGGGCACACGTCGGACGCGACCCTCGCGACCGAACGTGTGGTGTGGTCGGCGCGGGAGACCGAGGACCCGCTGCGGATGCTGGCCGCGCAGTGGTACGACGCCGGCGAGTTCCTCGCGATCGGCGAGCACGACGAGGCCGGCGACATCATCGATGATGCCCTCACTGGCCTCGGCGCCGTCCGGGAGTCCCGCCCGGAGGCCGTCTCGCTGCGCGGCGCGTTCCACCTCAAGGCGGCACTCAACTCGGCCCGCTCAGCCGATCCGCAGGCAGCGGAACGGCACTGGGCGAAGGCGAAGGAGGCCGCGGACGAACTCGGCGAGGACCGCAACGACTTCCAGCTCCAGTTCGGGCCAACGAACGCCGCGATCTGGGGTGTCTCCCTACCCGTCGAACTGGGCAAGGGACGCGTCGCCGTCGACCGGGCCGACCGGGTGCGCCTGCCGGCGCGGTTCTCCCCGGAACGGCGCTCCCACCACTACATCGACGTGGGCCGGGCGTACTTCTACAACGGGCAGAGGGAGGCGGCGCTGGGGGCGTTCCTCAAGGCCGAACGCATTGCCCCGCAGGCGACCCGGACGCACGCCGGTGTGCGGGAGACGGTGGGAACGATGATCCGCACGCAGAAGGCAAGCAGCCTGGTCGAGCTGGGTATCCGGCTCGGCGTCGTGTGA
- a CDS encoding recombinase family protein, with product MTAPPVLAFVYDRCATTNRAMLELRLAACTEHLVEHGWDSAGQFVDRGDDALTNDTRPQFDEMLRTITQAAGRERVCLMFDWGRLSHDVGHRQDFTHAALGAGAWLATVNGESVRMGAVPDGRLTGAPQVIA from the coding sequence ATGACCGCGCCGCCGGTGCTGGCGTTCGTGTACGACCGTTGCGCGACGACGAACCGGGCAATGCTCGAGTTACGTCTCGCCGCCTGCACCGAGCACCTCGTCGAACACGGGTGGGACTCCGCCGGCCAGTTCGTCGACCGCGGCGACGACGCCCTGACGAACGACACCCGGCCGCAGTTCGACGAGATGCTGCGCACGATCACCCAGGCGGCCGGCCGCGAGCGGGTATGCCTGATGTTCGACTGGGGGCGGCTGTCCCACGACGTCGGCCACCGACAGGATTTCACCCACGCCGCCCTGGGGGCCGGCGCCTGGCTGGCGACGGTCAACGGCGAGTCGGTCCGTATGGGCGCGGTCCCCGACGGCCGGCTCACCGGTGCCCCGCAGGTGATCGCATGA
- a CDS encoding cupin domain-containing protein produces the protein MMQAQESPHAVASAFLAHLGPVVLPGVRLASERLAYAEGVFDAAWIGGVPLPMADEKPAGQTVALVDGLDFQRTTSVDDVERAYQDRPRTQVYESLDVRSDTWISLVSLHLTGMLRRRVICTAYASRAGDRTLDAHDDQWLGVIVQMQGAKRWLIRPARDSRPTEVFTRVGDVLILPQGMTHEVQTPDVPGHSVHLLFAVTDQPVPPPPQAPPPGTAWTPAR, from the coding sequence ATGATGCAGGCACAGGAGTCGCCGCACGCGGTAGCCAGTGCGTTCCTCGCGCATCTTGGGCCCGTCGTCTTGCCCGGGGTGAGGCTGGCGTCCGAGCGCCTGGCGTATGCGGAAGGGGTGTTCGATGCGGCCTGGATCGGGGGCGTTCCCCTGCCGATGGCGGACGAAAAGCCGGCGGGCCAGACGGTCGCGCTGGTCGACGGCCTCGACTTCCAGCGCACGACCAGCGTTGACGACGTCGAGCGCGCCTATCAGGACCGCCCGAGGACCCAGGTGTACGAGAGCCTGGACGTCCGCAGTGACACCTGGATCAGCCTGGTGTCACTGCACCTCACCGGAATGCTGCGGCGCCGCGTGATCTGCACGGCATACGCGTCACGCGCCGGGGATCGCACTCTTGATGCGCACGACGACCAGTGGCTCGGGGTGATCGTGCAGATGCAGGGTGCGAAACGGTGGCTCATCCGGCCGGCCCGCGACAGCAGACCCACGGAGGTGTTCACCCGGGTGGGAGACGTGCTGATCCTCCCTCAGGGGATGACTCACGAAGTGCAGACTCCGGATGTCCCCGGGCACTCGGTGCACCTCCTCTTCGCAGTGACGGACCAGCCCGTTCCACCGCCCCCGCAAGCGCCACCGCCCGGCACCGCATGGACCCCTGCCCGGTGA
- a CDS encoding DUF2000 domain-containing protein — MNETCEPVIERLVIVVDQDLPLGRLANAVSVTGLIVGASMPHLLGTPLEDADGQAHTGTYTTGLPVLRADRAQLSRICDRAVERGVGLCEFPAVAQTTNSYAELTELVASTPTEKLEPAAIALYGTRKAVNSLTGSLPLLR, encoded by the coding sequence GTGAACGAGACCTGTGAACCCGTCATCGAGCGGCTCGTCATCGTCGTCGACCAGGATCTGCCCCTCGGACGTCTTGCCAATGCGGTGAGCGTCACCGGCCTGATCGTCGGCGCTTCGATGCCACACCTACTGGGCACTCCCCTCGAAGACGCCGACGGCCAAGCGCATACCGGAACGTACACGACAGGCCTGCCGGTGCTCCGCGCCGACCGCGCGCAGCTATCCCGCATCTGCGACCGCGCCGTCGAACGGGGCGTCGGCCTCTGCGAGTTCCCGGCGGTGGCGCAGACGACCAACAGCTACGCCGAACTCACCGAACTGGTCGCCTCCACCCCCACGGAAAAGCTCGAGCCGGCCGCCATCGCGCTCTACGGCACCCGTAAGGCGGTCAACAGTCTCACCGGCAGCCTCCCCCTGCTGCGCTGA
- a CDS encoding alpha-keto acid decarboxylase family protein produces MSMTEPPPTITVGEYLLHRLVSLGVHHLFGVPGDYNLAFLDTVLASPHISWVGTANELGAAYAADGYARTRSFGALLTTFGVGELSAVNGVAGSYAERVPLVHITVGPSQAAERAGAIVHHTAADGDYDRFARAHASVVCASAVLRPDNAAREIDRVLSTALHESRPVYLRLPSDVALAQVQAPTGTLRRPPEVNEKNLAAFRTAAEERISSARSAAVLADFLVDRFQARSALAGLLDAGSLPWAVLSSGKTVLPADTPGFTGVYSGELAAPAARAAIEGADLLIRAGVVLADTTTGGFTHRFEAEAGIDLAPHSASVDGKPFDGVPLAAGLGVLAELVERRFAGPKRAPLPAAAPPDPVDPAGPLTQDHLWTAVASWTTPDTTVIAEQGTSFFGMCTETLASGARFIAQPLWGSIGYTLPALLGAQLADRTRRGLLLIGDGSAQMTIQELGTLARQHLNPVIVLVNNDGYTVERAIHGPRAAYNDIAEWNWQAVPAALGAADALVLSAITPAQLDTALHTAAHTTDRMVFIEVRTDMDDVPELLHRLAGNVQARNGGEA; encoded by the coding sequence ATGAGCATGACTGAGCCACCGCCGACAATCACGGTCGGGGAGTACCTGCTGCACCGTCTCGTGTCCCTCGGCGTACACCACTTGTTCGGCGTGCCAGGTGACTACAACCTGGCATTTTTGGACACCGTTCTCGCCTCCCCCCACATCTCGTGGGTAGGCACCGCCAACGAACTGGGTGCCGCCTACGCGGCCGATGGCTACGCCCGCACCCGCTCCTTCGGAGCCTTGCTGACCACGTTCGGTGTCGGTGAGCTGAGCGCCGTCAACGGCGTCGCCGGCAGCTACGCCGAGCGCGTGCCTCTCGTACATATCACAGTCGGCCCCTCGCAGGCAGCCGAGCGAGCCGGAGCCATCGTCCACCACACGGCCGCAGACGGTGACTACGACCGCTTCGCCCGTGCCCACGCCTCCGTGGTCTGCGCGTCGGCCGTACTGCGGCCGGACAACGCCGCCCGCGAGATCGACCGGGTGCTCTCCACCGCGCTGCACGAGAGCCGCCCCGTCTACTTGCGCCTGCCCTCGGACGTGGCGCTCGCCCAGGTCCAGGCCCCCACCGGCACGCTGCGCCGGCCACCCGAGGTGAACGAGAAGAACCTCGCCGCCTTCCGAACCGCCGCCGAGGAGCGGATCAGCTCGGCCCGCAGCGCCGCCGTACTGGCGGACTTCCTGGTCGACCGGTTCCAGGCACGAAGTGCCCTCGCCGGCCTCCTCGACGCGGGGTCACTGCCCTGGGCCGTCCTGTCCTCAGGGAAAACGGTGCTGCCTGCGGACACTCCGGGCTTCACGGGCGTGTACTCCGGAGAGCTCGCCGCTCCCGCAGCACGCGCGGCCATCGAGGGCGCCGACCTGCTGATCCGGGCCGGCGTCGTCCTGGCGGACACCACGACCGGCGGCTTCACCCACCGTTTCGAAGCGGAGGCGGGCATCGATCTGGCTCCGCACTCCGCGAGCGTGGACGGTAAGCCCTTCGACGGGGTACCTCTGGCGGCTGGGCTCGGCGTCCTCGCCGAACTCGTCGAACGCCGCTTCGCCGGCCCGAAGCGAGCACCCCTGCCCGCAGCGGCCCCACCGGACCCGGTCGACCCGGCCGGACCGCTGACCCAGGACCACCTCTGGACGGCGGTGGCCTCTTGGACCACCCCGGACACCACCGTGATCGCCGAGCAAGGAACCTCGTTCTTCGGCATGTGCACCGAAACCTTGGCAAGCGGAGCACGATTCATCGCACAGCCACTGTGGGGTTCGATCGGTTACACACTGCCCGCGCTGCTCGGCGCCCAGCTCGCGGATCGCACACGGCGCGGACTGCTGCTGATCGGTGACGGCTCCGCCCAGATGACCATCCAGGAACTCGGCACCCTCGCCCGGCAGCATCTGAACCCGGTCATCGTCCTCGTGAACAACGACGGCTACACCGTCGAGCGGGCGATCCACGGCCCACGTGCCGCCTACAACGACATCGCTGAGTGGAACTGGCAGGCGGTGCCGGCCGCACTCGGCGCCGCCGACGCCCTGGTGCTGAGTGCGATCACCCCCGCCCAACTGGACACGGCCCTGCACACGGCCGCACACACCACCGACCGCATGGTCTTCATCGAGGTCCGCACCGACATGGACGACGTGCCGGAGCTGCTGCACCGGCTCGCCGGGAACGTGCAGGCCCGCAACGGAGGAGAAGCGTGA